The genomic DNA TGTTGCTATGTTGTCGTCGGGAGGGGCGAGAAATTATCCTTTGTATTTGCCGATAATGGATTGACATCGCGGGCTGGAAAATTCTACTGGGGGCGTCTCGATGCCCGATAGCTCAGCGGTAGAGCAGGTGACTGTTAATCACTTGGTCGTAGGTTCGAATCCTACTCGGGCAGCCATGTTGGGATACTTAAATAAATTTTATAAAGAGACTTGACTTTTGCTTGAGACGGTGGTTACAAGGCCGTCTATGGATAGTAAAGATAGTTTAAAAACTCGGAAGAGTTGTAAATGTTTGCAAAGTGCGCTTGTAGCATCCCTTTTCTGCTTGGCAAGCTTTTTACATGGAGCTGCACCTTTGAGGTCAGCTACGCTTTCGGTTGCTCGGAATACACAGAAAATTAATACCGCTCCGAAGCAGTATAAAGATGTGGAAGTTCAGTCAGGAGTAGATGATCCAAATCGGTTCCACGTAGTTGAGGTTTATGGCGGGAGAGAAAGTGGCTGCGTTTTTGCCTCAGTAATAACGGCGATCGAGACCGAGAAATATCTCAAAGAGCGCTCTGGTATCCCGCTCGTTGTCGTAGACACAGAAAAGACCGACAATCTACGCGACTGCTATACTAGTACACTTTTGTCACTAGTCAAGATTGGGGCGCAATGCATTAAATCGATTGATTTCGATGCGAACGGCAAGCCTCATGCCAAGTTTTCATCGTTTAAATTTGCTTTATTAGATGAAGATGGCCAAGAGACGCTTAGAAAATTCGTGCGTGCATTGGGTGTTGATGGGCTTACTCTAAATGAAGAGACGGAGATTAGCGAGGGAGATTTAGAAGATAGACGAGATGTTTTAATCAAGAAACGAGCAGAACTAGACGCCAAGCAAGCGAAACTAGATGCTGAGAAGGCAGATCGGGATAGGAAATTGCAGGACTTAGAGGCGGGAATAGCTGCTTGGGATGAACGTATCAGAGAGAACCCTAATAACCAACACTCTCAGGATTATACTGATTTTCTGAAAAAAGCAACTTCACTAATGAAGCAGATTGAAGAAGAGCGTACGCAATCAATGAATGAGCAGTTGCAATTGTTAGAGGAAACTAAGATTCATCTACAAAAAGTACAATGGGAAGCTTGTACTTGGTTATGTGATACGAAAGATTTACCATCCGTTCTAATCAAATTGGCAAAAGTTTTAGAAGCCTTGTGTTCCTACGCAAAAGAAAAGATAAAAGAATCCGATGAAGCATATGATGCTAACCGATGGAGTGAGTTTGCCATAAGACAGGCCGAGGACATACGAACAACAGAAGGAATAGGTTCCAACCTTTATGTAGTTTTTGGGATGTTGCCCGCTCCTTATGGAAAGGAAGGTGAATTGTTTTGCGAGCGTTATACCTTAAATGTGTACAACGAAGATCCTCGAAAGCCCACAAGAGTTATCGTCGAGAAGGATTCTTTTTTGGGCAATATTCATATGGTATTAACCGATAGATATTTTTATAAGGAAGGATGTCCGAAGATCGAGTTGAATCTTTTAAGTTGTACTGTAAGTGATCTTAGAGAGCGCGACGGACAAAGATATTATGAGTCGTGTGGACACAGTAGACCTCTCATCCGAAAAGAAGATTGCTGTTGGGTTTTATATAGAGATAAAGACGATGAAGAGGGTGGCATTGCATCGCAGTCCTTTCCCGTAATCGTTAAAAATGATGAAAATTTCGGGGATGATGATAGTGTTCTTAGAAAGAACTATATGGATGCTATCATGGTGCAATCGGAGGGTGGTACTCCTGGTGCGGAGGGTCAGGAAAAATTTTCTGTCATAGGAACGCCAAACTCATTCTCCAAACCGGCCATTCCACTTGCCTTTGAGAAAACTACCAAACTTATAAAAAGACCGATTTTGCAATCTTGCAGCTCTCTTTCGAGTTTTTCGTTCTCTTCTAAGTCTTCGCAAATCTTGATTTTTGTAATATCGTAGCCTTGCTCTGAGTTTCTTGTTCTCTTCTTCTAAGTTTTCGCAAATCTTGACGCAAGTATCGAGATTCCTCTGAGAAACTTTCTCAGCTTGTTTCGCTTTTTCAGTTTGTTCATGCCATGAACACTCTGCAAGTGCAGCAAGCGCAGACTCCCGATTTTTACGAACGCGCAACTGTTTTGAACCAGCATCGGTAAAATAGGAATCTGTTTTTATCCAACGTAACCAACGGAGCCTTACGATCCAACGGAGCCAACGCATCTGTTCACGGACGGTGATTCCATGGTAGAATCGGGACTGTTGTGGCGAGAGACACTTCAAAATTGCTCTTGTCACAGCGTTGCGATTGGATGGATGCTCGAGAACAGTTGGCCCATAGTGCCGTTCAAATTCAAATAACGCTGACGGCGGCGCTGCTCGCACTCGGGAAAAAGTTCCTCCGCGAAATCCCTCACTTGAGCTTCGCCGACCTCGGCACCGCTCCCGTTACTCTGCAAAAGCTCATCGGTTGTTATGCCAATATGCAGGCAATCGATCCTAAACTCGGATTCCAAAGCCTCTCAGAAGAGGTGCTTGAGCATATCCAATCGCAACTGAATCTGATGTAGCAATGAGGCATTTCGAGGAAAAGTTTTTCTTGCCCTATCAGCAGCGGTGGATTAACGATCCCGCGCGATTGAAAATCGTCGAAAAGTCGCGCCAGATCGGGCTTTCGATGGCAACAGCGTACCACCTCGTTCGGGAACATTCCTGCCAAAAGTGCCGGTACGATGCTTGGGTTGCCTCTCGTGACGAGGTTCAAGCGAAACTATTTCTGGAAGATTGTCAGAAATTTAGCCAGATTTTACATGTCGTGGCGCAGTATTCTGGACAAACCGTGATTGCCGCTGATAAGAAACCGGGAGCAATGGCGCTGCGCTTTAGTAATCATCGAGCCATCCATTCGTTATCCTCGAATCCCGATGCTCAGGCGGGGAAGCGTGGAACGCGGGTCCTTGATGAATTCGCGCTCCACCCGAATCCACGGTTGCTGTACGCTGCGGCGTATCCGGGGATCACCTGGGGCGGCAAGCTGGAGATTATTTCGACACACCGCGGGTCGAATAATTTTTTCTATCAGCTCATTCAGGAGATTACACAAAACGGAAATCCAAAAAATTTTTCCCATCACAAAGTAACGCTTGCCGACGCGCTTGATGAGGGATTTTTAACGAAATTACAGGCAAAAGCGCTCCCAGATGACCCGATTCGTGATATGGATGCAGCGGAGTATTTTGATTTTATTCGGCGATCGTGTCCGGATGCGGAGACATTTCGGCAGGAGTATATGTGCGAGCCGTATGAGGATCAGTCGATCTTTTTACCGACAGAGCTTGTGGATGCAGCGGAACAGGAAGCGGATATGCCGCCACAGTCGGACCTCTATATGGGAGTGGATATTGGACGCACCGAAGATCGTACCGTATTTTGGATTCTCGCGGCGGTGGAAACGTCGTTGGTGACAAAAGAGGTTATTGTTCTCCAAAATAAAACATTTTCAGAACAGGAAGCAGTTTTTTACCAATTGCTGGCGCTCCCGAATTTAAGAAGAGCTTGTATCGATCAAACGGGAATTGGACGGCAATTTGCGGAACGTGCGGTTGAGCGGTTTGGAAACTACCGCGTTGAGGGCGTTACGTTTACAAATGCCGTCAAGGAGCAGTTGGCGTATCGTCTGCGCTCCGTGTTCGAAGATCACAAAATAAAAATCCCGGCGAGTGAGGCGATCCGTGCCGATTTACGGGCAGTGAAGCGCGAAAATACATTTACCGGGAAAATCCGCTTTGCGGCCGATCAAAGCGAGTACGGGCATGCCGACCGTTTTTGGGCTTTGGCACTAGCAATTCACGCTGTGGGCAACGTTCCTGCAACAACTGAATCCTTTTTTGTTAACATACCGAGAAACCATGAAAACATTTTCTCAAATTTCCGACGCACGAATGCAACACTCGATGCGTGCGCGATTTAATCCGATCAAATCACTGACGCCGGATTCGCTCTCACGGATGCTCGACGAGTTCGCATCTGGTTATCTCCACTCAACAGCGTTGGTTTGGGAGGCTATCGAGCATCGCGATGACG from Verrucomicrobiota bacterium includes the following:
- a CDS encoding terminase family protein codes for the protein MRHFEEKFFLPYQQRWINDPARLKIVEKSRQIGLSMATAYHLVREHSCQKCRYDAWVASRDEVQAKLFLEDCQKFSQILHVVAQYSGQTVIAADKKPGAMALRFSNHRAIHSLSSNPDAQAGKRGTRVLDEFALHPNPRLLYAAAYPGITWGGKLEIISTHRGSNNFFYQLIQEITQNGNPKNFSHHKVTLADALDEGFLTKLQAKALPDDPIRDMDAAEYFDFIRRSCPDAETFRQEYMCEPYEDQSIFLPTELVDAAEQEADMPPQSDLYMGVDIGRTEDRTVFWILAAVETSLVTKEVIVLQNKTFSEQEAVFYQLLALPNLRRACIDQTGIGRQFAERAVERFGNYRVEGVTFTNAVKEQLAYRLRSVFEDHKIKIPASEAIRADLRAVKRENTFTGKIRFAADQSEYGHADRFWALALAIHAVGNVPATTESFFVNIPRNHENIFSNFRRTNATLDACAI